ATATCTTTAAATGTCACTCAACATGCTTCCTCCAGGTATCGGTTCATGGTTATGGATCGCTTTGGAATGGATCTTCAGAAAATCTTTGAAGAGAGAGGCAAGAAGTTCCCAAGGAAGCTGGTTCTGCAGCTTGGACTGAGGCTTGTGAGTAGGCGAGGGCCAGAGTCCGTAGTTCTATGTGTGTGGCACATTCTGAGAGAGAGCCCTCTGTCATAGTTTGTTTTGAGAGCTATGTTAGGAATAAAGAAATGTCTAGTCTGTTTTtgtatatgcatgcatgcatgcatgtatgtatgtctaTATGAAATGTGTGTATTTCTATGCACATGTATGTATATTTCTGTATGTAATGTATGTGCACCTAATTTCAAATCATATTAGGAGGCCTTTGGCGGTGCTTGTGAGTAAAGTCTTCCGCTCTCTTCTCCAGATTGATATTCTTGAATACATTCATGAACATGAGTATGTGCACGCCGACATCAAAGCGTCCAATCTACTTGTTTCCCACAAGAACCCCAACCAGGTCAGGCTAAATGACAGTAAATGAAACTCTTAACAGTCAAACTTCATATTTTGAAATTTAAAGCTACTTTTTATATTATTGGTAGATGTAGTATGTcaaatatagtgtatatatatatacacaattgTTTATATAGTTTGCCCTTTCCCTTAAAAAGTGATAAAGATTGTGCTTGGTGTGGTATTTGAAGCAAATGTGCCATTGAGAAGGAGTATATTGTTAATCTCCTGCTTTTGAATTGCACTTtgtaaatgacatttattttattaatacctTTGCCCTCCATCCTGTCAGAGGAGGCATGAAAGCTAGTATGTGTCTCTCCCCCTCATTTTCCTTCTTTTCTATTCACTGAGAGGTTTACTTGGTGGACTACGGGCTGGCCTACAGATACTCTCCGGAAGGCGTCCCAAAGGAGTACAAGGCAGATCCAAAAAGGTGTCATGATGGGACCATTGAATTCACCAGCATTGATGCACACAATGGAGCGTGTAAGTCATGCTTTCATACGTTTTCACGTTTTTTGTGACTATGCAGTTAACTGACAGTTTTAACACGTGTGTTTGTATAAAATGTTGGGAATTGTGTAATAGTTCGTTAAAGCCCCTGTTGAAACtgtaatagttttttttgttatcGTTTATCTTCCTGCTCTTTTGGCGTGCCTAGCACTTTGTGTTTAGTGGCCTGCATGTGCACACTGGCCAGTTAAGCACCTTCCAGTGTGTCCCTGTAGCCCCCTCCCGGAGAGGTGACCTGGAGATCCTGGCATACTGCATGGTGCAGTGGCTCAGTGGACGCCTCCCTTGGGAAGACAATCTTAAGGACCCCCTCTACGTCCAGAATTCCAAAATGAAGTGAGTTGTCCTCATTATGATGCAGCCCCGGGGTCACAAACCCAGCCCTTAATTACCGCCTTGCCTGTTCTGTATGGGTAGATTGATATCCATAACTCTTCAGATGATACAGCATCCGTGCCCCTCTCTGAGCCTGCATGCCTAGCCAACGCTTCTCCGTTGTTGTTTGAATGCTTCTCATTTTCCGAGGTACTTTGTGTGACTCCAACGCATGGCCTGTCAGACtgcttcccccccaccccccaccccaacaatACCTCTGTCTGTCTCGTGCACTCTGAATAATCACGGGCAGGAGGGCGTGAACCGCCGAGGTCGTTTGATGTTCAGTGTCTTGAGAAAGTTCGTCTGGAGACTGACTCCTGAAATTCCTCTCAGGTACAGAGACAACATCAGAGAGCTGATGTCAAAGTGCTTCCCCTCTGACGGCGTGCCAGGTGAGATTAATGCAGCCTCACGTGTCAAGTGTGCATCAGGTGTTGTGCATTCCATCAGCATCCCTCTGTGTGGATTTTGTCTGGCTATATCTcctaaaaaaatctaaattaataAAGCACACAGCAGGAGTTAAATTTGtataaatgcatgcatttaaCCATCTCAGTTCTAAATGCTAAATTACCCTGATCAGATAACTGAACTCTGAGGATTGTTTATAATGTTAGAACAATTGAGTAACCTTCTGTGTACCTTTCTGTGCCATGTATAGACTACTTTTAGTCATAGTACAGTGTTTCCCCTGCCATTATATTAGAGGGGCTCCCCGCCCCCAAAACggcacctcccgcccccccttgaagatcaagttaattttatttaattttattttctatatagcgccagatcataacagaagtcatttaaggttacctttcctatagaacaggtctatacattgtccttttattaaacaaactaaatagtcttatgttatcttatttacacaacagcttgtcatttttgtctctacatgGTCGCTCAATatcgcgcatggcggagttccgccccgatgcgcgcgcatatgcacacgcacacacacagctgagcacactcccaccagcggacagagagcgcgcatctgaaaatatgtcgcgtcaactgcctgaaaagcagacaaaaatatctgtgtttttttaaacgCTCCCAGGGTGGTGAAGATAGCAACACTCGCTAAACTAGTGGCAACActaaaaagaaatgttcaaaAGCTGTAAATctaggggaaacactgtagtatttttttaaaaatggtacACTTATATTTTTTCGGTATTATGGAATATGCAGTTAGTTTAAACCATGCTTTTTCTATGCTGTAGTTACCCCAGCATACCTGACATTGGCACTCACGTTATAGCTAGACCTGAAACTATCCGATCTTAAAAGCAGGGATAATCCTGTGGATCGGTGCAGGGTAAATGGGACAGTCTGTTCGAAGCACTCACCAGTTTTTATGGTAGTTTTTTGTGCCATGTCTGCACTTCagcttaaactttttttaatgaTCAGTGGCTGAATTTAGTTCCCTTATAATAATTGATAGTTTATTGCTCTcagtggggaaattctctttatgcctcccccaacttgctctctgtagtgagagcaagctggctgcgaatggcagccacctgtagcggttcccagggagctgggggtcagGGGCCTTAATccaggacccacagacgtgctgaggtcgggcttgaaccggcgaccttctgatcacaggcgcaGAGGCTTAGCACACCAAGCCACACTCTGCCCCCTTTAAACAGATGTGGTTCTAAGTCCCCTTCGAACCTGTGACCAGCGGGTTCTCAGTACCTCCATCACATACTTAGCTCACTATGCAGCGGTCCTTGTGCACTTGCTTGCTGGGAAACACATTGTCTTGTGAATTAAAGGCGTTCTTAAAGATTGCACTCTCATTGTGTACAATACCTATAACTATCATCTAATGAGTAAGAGAGCTAAATTATAGTAATAGTTAAAGTAGTACTTGAAccctttcattttttgttataAGACCAGATTAGGCTCGCTGCATTGGgacttttataataaaaaatgctTTGTCGAGTCCGTCCCCACAGACGCGGCGGTACTGAGCGGACACACAAGGCTGTTGAAAACACCTGCGGCTGCGAAAAGGCACTGTGTTCCGTGTGCTTTCGGCCTGAGAGGCACTTGAACTGACGCGCACCTCGAGCACAAAGCCTGTTCTTTCTGCAATTAGCACAAACCTGTTGATTGAAGGATAATGAGTGATAATTCATTAACACTGTTAATTTTGCACAAAACTTTTCACTTAaaccatttttttccagtttgccAGACTTTTATACGTTTTCATTTGTGTTAAAGTGGGGAGCGGGATTTAATTAATGTTCGCGATCTCCCTGCCAGTGTCGGAGAGGTTGCTTTTGAGAAGCTAATGTAGCGTTCCTGGTTCCggatttttcttttattaactctcagtttgtttttacattaaatCAGAGTGCTGTTTTAAAATGTTGCTGTCCCCCCGCTCTTCAGGTTGGGTGTACGTGAACCAGAACTCACAACATCAATTCTGAAAGGTTGCCATTGTTAGTGATGTGGCTCATATGGTTTGGGGAGCTTATCTCTTTTGAGTGTGTCAGATTTTTTGTTTATCTAGGTGGAGGTAATACAAAGGAATGGTGTACTACTAGATCATTATGAATGGATCCAGTgcttgtacacacacacacacacacacacatattcggTATCTATATCTTGGTGGAGACTccccattcatttatatgggcatAGTCCTAAATCTAACTATGTCAACCATAatccctactcagccctaaacttaatcataagtaactaaacaaaatacaaaacttttggcatttttagttttttgattgcattcacagatttttataaaattcagttCCTACACACACGTATCCCCCCCATTGTTTGGTTTTACAGAATGTTTGTGATTacatttgatttaattacaaagTTGTAATATAATTTGGTAAATGGGTGACATGTTAGTGTTCTCCAGGAATTTTAACAGTCAGGGGGCTCAGGCAGTGGTCTGGGTCACAAGAGATACCCATGGTGAGTTCTTTGCATGCTTTGCTCCTGTCAGATGAGATGGTGAAGTTCATGGAGGAGGTGAAGTCTCTCGGCTACACAGACAAACCAAACTATCAAAAGTTCCGTAGCATCTTGCAGGGAGGGCTAAAGTCCATTGGGGCTTCTGATGACGACAAGCTGGACTTCGCTTCAGTGGACGTCAAACCCAGCCGGACTTCTGTCAAGGTCTCATCTCCGCACTACTGGAAGGG
This window of the Paramormyrops kingsleyae isolate MSU_618 chromosome 19, PKINGS_0.4, whole genome shotgun sequence genome carries:
- the vrk1 gene encoding serine/threonine-protein kinase VRK1 isoform X2; translation: MAPKAAPKRKAPAKRALAESFPAGEILTDTVKKSWMLGTPIGQGGFGMLYLAGEGDGKAVGADAGYVIKVEPSENGPLFSELKFYMRAAKPDLIQGWMKAHKLKYLGVPRYWGSGLHQKGTKRYRFMVMDRFGMDLQKIFEERGKKFPRKLVLQLGLRLIDILEYIHEHEYVHADIKASNLLVSHKNPNQVYLVDYGLAYRYSPEGVPKEYKADPKRCHDGTIEFTSIDAHNGASPSRRGDLEILAYCMVQWLSGRLPWEDNLKDPLYVQNSKMKYRDNIRELMSKCFPSDGVPDEMVKFMEEVKSLGYTDKPNYQKFRSILQGGLKSIGASDDDKLDFASVDVKPSRTSVKKAPTKRKRAEEKVEPEPETEPDIIPTKKAAPIKRKKVNGVKKATPKKKLVEMGTQTSPSPANVKRGRGRPKKTA
- the vrk1 gene encoding serine/threonine-protein kinase VRK1 isoform X1 encodes the protein MAPKAAPKRKAPAKRALAESFPAGEILTDTVKKSWMLGTPIGQGGFGMLYLAGEGDGKAVGADAGYVIKVEPSENGPLFSELKFYMRAAKPDLIQGWMKAHKLKYLGVPRYWGSGLHQKGTKRYRFMVMDRFGMDLQKIFEERGKKFPRKLVLQLGLRLIDILEYIHEHEYVHADIKASNLLVSHKNPNQVYLVDYGLAYRYSPEGVPKEYKADPKRCHDGTIEFTSIDAHNGASPSRRGDLEILAYCMVQWLSGRLPWEDNLKDPLYVQNSKMKYRDNIRELMSKCFPSDGVPDEMVKFMEEVKSLGYTDKPNYQKFRSILQGGLKSIGASDDDKLDFASVDVKPSRTSVKKAPTKRKRAEEKVEPEPETEPDIIPTKKAAPIKRKTEVNGVKKATPKKKLVEMGTQTSPSPANVKRGRGRPKKTA
- the vrk1 gene encoding serine/threonine-protein kinase VRK1 isoform X3, encoding MRAAKPDLIQGWMKAHKLKYLGVPRYWGSGLHQKGTKRYRFMVMDRFGMDLQKIFEERGKKFPRKLVLQLGLRLIDILEYIHEHEYVHADIKASNLLVSHKNPNQVYLVDYGLAYRYSPEGVPKEYKADPKRCHDGTIEFTSIDAHNGASPSRRGDLEILAYCMVQWLSGRLPWEDNLKDPLYVQNSKMKYRDNIRELMSKCFPSDGVPDEMVKFMEEVKSLGYTDKPNYQKFRSILQGGLKSIGASDDDKLDFASVDVKPSRTSVKKAPTKRKRAEEKVEPEPETEPDIIPTKKAAPIKRKTEVNGVKKATPKKKLVEMGTQTSPSPANVKRGRGRPKKTA